AAAATACCGAGATTACGCCCCAAAAGGGTAGCCTTGGCCTTGGACGGCCTACGAACCGAGCTAATCTTATTACCGCTCGGGCAACGGCCTCCATCATACGGACCGATAGATTGAATATTAAAGTCATAGTTACCAGACGCAGCCTGAATCTTGAACTTTACCGAAACAAGCTTTTTAGCGGCTTCTTCACCTGAAATTTTAGTAGTTCCCTTGTACCAAGACGGCTGCGTAAAGCCAGACCATGGAATAACCTTATTTGCCTGAGCACTAGCAGCCCTCGGAAGAGAAAACGACGGATTTGCATAACCGATTGTGGCGTCAAAGTCGCCAAGGCCGAGTTCAAGAGACGGAGACGCAGCAGCAGTATAAGTAATGCAAAGACCGCCCCATGCAGAAGCATCACCAGCAACCGGAGTATCGTCCGCTAAAGAGGTTTCTCCAACCACGTTGAAACCGACACCGGCAAACGGATTATAGGTCAAAGCGCCTTTAGAAAGAGCTGCCG
This genomic stretch from Fibrobacter sp. UWB2 harbors:
- a CDS encoding T9SS type A sorting domain-containing protein, whose product is MNKSFVAATALLSVSAAFAGEFKTWYGDDYQIQTGLENETKTQGYWFSYDDHEDGGESKIIWPGSIEIGNSQFADALDPVIEHCGGICGTAALSKGALTYNPFAGVGFNVVGETSLADDTPVAGDASAWGGLCITYTAAASPSLELGLGDFDATIGYANPSFSLPRAASAQANKVIPWSGFTQPSWYKGTTKISGEEAAKKLVSVKFKIQAASGNYDFNIQSIGPYDGGRCPSGNKISSVRRPSKAKATLLGRNLGIFGVNSAATVEVKNIQGQVVVKGSIDNGSTLDLSSLNVGVYMVHVTGKSVNFVDKIVLR